A single Apodemus sylvaticus chromosome 20, mApoSyl1.1, whole genome shotgun sequence DNA region contains:
- the LOC127670809 gene encoding olfactory receptor 6C6-like produces the protein MKNQSVEIVFILLGLTDDPQLQILIFLFLFFNYILSLMGNFVIILLTLLDPHLKTPMYFFLRNFSFLEIAFTTVCIPRFLTSILLGDKMILYNACVAQLFFFFLLGATEFYLLAAMSYDRYVAICRPLHYPIIMNSKVCHLLVLSSWVTGFLVIFPPLLLGLKLDFCASKTVDHFFCDTSVLELSCTDTRLIELMAFALAIMTLIITLILVILSYTLIIKTILKFPSVQQQKKAFSTCSSHMVVVSITYGSCIFMYVKTSAKERVTLNKGIAVLNTSVAPLLNPFIYTLRNQQVKEAFKNVFHRFCSFQNYETRFRHK, from the coding sequence ATGAAGAACCAGTCTGTGGAGATAGTGTTCATTTTGCTTGGACTGACAGATGACCCTCAGTTACAAATTctgattttcctgtttctgtttttcaaCTACATCTTGAGCCTGATGGGGAACTTCGTGATCATTCTCCTCACCCTGTTGGATCCCCACCTCAAAACTCCAATGTATTTCTTTCTcaggaatttttctttcttagaaattGCATTCACTACAGTCTGCATTCCCAGGTTCCTCACAAGCATTCTCTTAGGAGATAAAATGATTTTGTATAATGCTTGTGTGGCTCAattgttcttcttttttctacTAGGGGCCACAGAGTTCTACCTCCTGGCTGCCATGTCCTATGATCGCTATGTAGCCATCTGCAGACCACTGCACTACCCCATCATCATGAATAGCAAAGTGTGTCACCTACTGGTCCTCAGTTCCTGGGTGACTGGGTTCTTAGTCATCTTCCCCCCTTTGCTCTTGGGACTCAAACTGGATTTCTGTGCTTCCAAAACTGTTGATCACTTCTTTTGTGATACTTCTGTCCTGGAGCTGTCTTGTACAGACACACGGTTAATAGAATTGATGGCTTTTGCCTTAGCTATAATGACACTTATCATCACCTTGATCTTAGTGATTCTCTCCTACACACTCATCATCAAAACCATCCTAAAGTTCCCTTCAGTTCAACAGCAGAAAAAGGCCTTTTCCACCTGCTCCTCACACATGGTTGTTGTCTCCATTACTTATGGGAGTTGTATCTTCATGTATGTGAAAACATCAGCGAAGGAGAGGGTAACTTTAAATAAAGGTATAGCTGTGCTCAACACCTCTGTGGCCCCTTTGCTAAACCCTTTCATTTACACACTAAGGAACCAGCAGGTGAAGGAAGCTTTCAAAAATGTGTTTCATAGATTTTGTTCTTTTCAAAACTATGAGACAAGATTTAGACATAAATAA
- the LOC127670712 gene encoding olfactory receptor 6C6-like — MKNQSMKIEFILLGLTDDPQLQILIFLFLFFNYILSVMGNFVIILLTLLDPHLKTPMYFFLRNFSFLEIAFTTVCIPRFLISILSGDRTISYNACAAQLFFFFLLGATEFYLLAAMSYDRYVAICRPLHYPIIMNSKVCHLLVLSSWITGFLIIFPPLLLGLKLDFCASKIIDHFLCDTSPVLQLSCTDTRFIELMAFALAVMTLVVTLILVILSYTLIIKTILKFPSAQQRRKAFSTCSSHMVVVSITYGSCIFMYMKTSAKERVTLNKGVAVLNTSVAPLLNPFIYTLRNKQVKEAFKHVLHRFCFLQNNETMFRHALETPGEK; from the coding sequence atgaagaacCAGTCAATGAAGATAGAGTTCATTTTGCTTGGACTGACAGATGACCCTCAGCTACAAATTctgattttcctgtttctgttttttaattacaTCTTAAGTGTGATGGGGAACTTCGTGATCATACTTCTCACCCTGCTGGATCCTCATCTCAAGACTCCAATGTATTTCTTCCTCCGGAATTTCTCTTTCTTAGAAATTGCATTCACCACAGTGTGCATTCCCAGGTTCCTGATAAGcattctctcaggagacagaacaATTTCCTACAATGCTTGTGCAGCTCaattattcttcttttttttactaGGGGCCACAGAGTTCTACCTCCTGGCTGCCATGTCCTATGATCGCTATGTAGCCATTTGTAGACCACTGCACTACCCCATCATCATGAATAGCAAAGTGTGTCACCTACTGGTTCTCAGCTCCTGGATAACTGGCTTCTTAATCATCTTCCCCCCTTTGCTTTTGGGACTCAAACTGGATTTCTGTGCCTCCAAAATAATAGACCATTTCCTATGTGACACTTCCCCTGTCCTGCAGCTCTCTTGTACAGATACACGCTTCATAGAATTAATGGCTTTTGCCTTAGCTGTCATGACACTTGTCGTTACCTTGATTTTAGTGATTCTCTCCTACACACTCATCATCAAAACCATCCTAAAGTTCCCTTCAGCTCAACAGCGGAGAAAGGCCTTTTCCACCTGCTCCTCACACATGGTTGTTGTCTCCATTACTTATGGGAGTTGTATCTTCATGTACATGAAAACATCAGCCAAGGAGAGGGTGACCTTAAACAAAGGTGTAGCTGTGCTCAACACCTCTGTGGCCCCTTTGCTAAACCCTTTCATTTACACCCTAAGGAACAAGCAGGTAAAAGAAGCTTTCAAACATGTGCTTCATAGATTTTGTTTTCTACAAAACAATGAGACAATGTTTAGACATGCTCTTGAAACAccaggagaaaaataa